A genomic segment from Pyruvatibacter sp. encodes:
- a CDS encoding cupin domain-containing protein, which translates to MTQHFTLPSSAPAALDMHIGMEPFKLRHDLAGDPLFSLEAMATLATDLPADKVDYNRANLPVDVAGAPIPGNGLTPAQTVHDIETCGSWMVLKGMELVPAYAALLDELVDELARLSGLSPKAFSHRVALGFVTSPGGVTPYHLDSEHNFLLQMRGHKTMTILPHTATTTPQDIEISPSKSRYIEYRAAFAPLAKTFELTAGDAVCVPFNDPHYVQNGNEVSVSMGITFHDMETWQRRKVATVNHTLRRIGLAQPRPGTRPTADKAKVAAYDAVNALMDPIRRNEKARQFVKRHLLRGAAVTS; encoded by the coding sequence ATGACACAGCATTTCACACTGCCATCATCCGCCCCTGCCGCACTCGACATGCACATAGGCATGGAACCGTTCAAGCTGCGTCACGACCTGGCCGGTGACCCGCTTTTCAGCCTTGAAGCCATGGCGACACTCGCCACCGACCTGCCCGCCGACAAGGTGGACTACAACCGCGCCAATCTGCCGGTGGATGTTGCAGGCGCGCCCATTCCCGGCAACGGGCTGACGCCGGCGCAAACCGTCCACGACATTGAAACCTGCGGCTCATGGATGGTGCTCAAGGGCATGGAACTGGTGCCCGCCTACGCAGCCCTGCTCGATGAACTCGTGGATGAACTGGCGCGCCTCAGCGGCCTGTCACCCAAAGCCTTCAGCCACCGCGTGGCACTGGGCTTTGTGACGTCGCCCGGCGGCGTCACACCCTATCATCTGGACTCCGAGCATAACTTCCTGCTTCAGATGCGCGGCCATAAGACCATGACAATCCTGCCTCATACCGCCACCACAACCCCGCAGGACATCGAAATATCTCCGTCAAAGAGCCGCTATATCGAGTATCGCGCAGCCTTCGCACCGCTCGCCAAAACCTTTGAACTCACAGCAGGAGACGCTGTGTGCGTGCCCTTCAACGATCCGCATTATGTGCAGAACGGCAATGAGGTATCCGTCTCCATGGGTATTACATTCCATGACATGGAAACATGGCAGCGCCGCAAGGTAGCAACCGTGAACCACACCCTGCGCCGCATCGGCCTTGCACAGCCGCGTCCGGGTACACGCCCGACCGCCGACAAGGCGAAAGTGGCAGCCTACGACGCGGTAAATGCGTTGATGGACCCGATCAGGCGCAATGAAAAAGCCCGCCAGTTTGTCAAACGGCATCTGCTGCGCGGAGCAGCCGTCACGTCATAA
- a CDS encoding polysaccharide biosynthesis/export family protein → MTVLHISYRLKTALAAMLCAALAGCGTFAGQPHTAPQAPLPAHPNAAQNTQAQAPAQAQAQAGAPLMQRPGATSQYRLDAGDELRVIVFGQENLSGTFRVDDGGAITMPLLPPLIVRGQTAHEAKRNIEQTLAQTLLRNPNVSVEVSAFRPFFILGEVNAPGQYPYVAGMTVETAVAIAGGYTYRANKSRARITRGTPATGGEFKTDTSAQIMPGDTVFIRERFF, encoded by the coding sequence GTGACGGTTCTGCATATTTCATATCGGCTGAAAACAGCGCTTGCGGCAATGCTGTGTGCGGCGCTGGCGGGCTGTGGCACTTTTGCAGGCCAGCCACATACAGCCCCGCAAGCTCCCCTGCCTGCGCACCCCAATGCGGCCCAGAATACCCAGGCACAAGCCCCGGCACAGGCCCAGGCACAGGCGGGCGCACCGCTGATGCAGCGCCCTGGCGCCACCTCCCAATACCGCCTTGATGCTGGTGACGAACTGCGCGTGATCGTGTTCGGCCAGGAAAATCTGTCCGGCACGTTCCGCGTGGATGATGGCGGCGCCATCACCATGCCGCTGCTGCCGCCGCTCATCGTGCGCGGCCAGACCGCCCATGAAGCCAAGCGCAACATTGAACAAACGCTGGCGCAAACCCTGCTGCGCAACCCCAACGTCTCCGTTGAGGTGTCAGCCTTTCGTCCGTTCTTCATTCTGGGCGAGGTCAACGCGCCGGGCCAGTACCCGTATGTAGCGGGCATGACCGTTGAAACCGCTGTCGCCATTGCCGGTGGGTACACCTACCGGGCCAACAAATCCCGTGCCCGCATTACCCGCGGCACACCAGCCACAGGTGGCGAGTTCAAGACCGATACAAGCGCGCAGATAATGCCGGGCGACACGGTGTTTATCCGCGAACGCTTTTTTTAA
- a CDS encoding O-antigen ligase family protein, with protein MASRPLPVPDMGAGVHTAGAPAHTFTSTTNIANSTFISVLLFCALSVSHYVLREPSPYDLAVIAIAGVAFVFGMRIPAGVALPFGLLSLVLLGYMIGGTNARYIDLSITFMQTSTFLTLTFVFFTSVVAASPDKALRAIWGGYLVAGMSAAMLGIGAYLNVIPGGEILLGAGRAKALFEDPNVYGPFLVAPTLYAVWRMTTRSAAATVFFWGPIATILALGLFLSFSRGAWIHLLVSAGVFALLTSMAPQARGQRGRIVLILILLGVMLTMAIAWALTIPEIRDLLGDRLGLQSYDTREGGRFSGQLAALKMAMTNPFGIGPNNWGMLAGQDTHNIYLNVFVGGGFISLVGLVGAFAITMVRGWRYALNGPRRGVFIVAYATLAGLFGEAIIIDVNHWRHMYVLMGIVWGLMLALPPAQDAKQP; from the coding sequence ATGGCCAGCAGACCACTGCCGGTGCCTGACATGGGCGCGGGTGTACACACGGCTGGTGCACCAGCGCACACTTTCACCAGCACCACCAACATTGCCAACTCTACTTTCATCAGTGTACTGCTGTTTTGTGCTCTGTCTGTGTCGCATTACGTGTTGCGCGAGCCGTCTCCCTATGACCTGGCAGTCATTGCAATCGCGGGTGTCGCCTTTGTGTTCGGGATGCGCATTCCCGCAGGCGTGGCCCTGCCCTTCGGTCTGCTTTCGTTGGTGCTGCTGGGCTATATGATCGGCGGCACCAATGCGCGGTACATCGATCTGTCCATCACCTTCATGCAGACCTCTACATTTCTGACCCTCACATTCGTTTTCTTCACCAGCGTTGTGGCGGCCTCCCCCGACAAGGCGTTGCGCGCCATATGGGGCGGGTATCTTGTGGCGGGAATGAGCGCCGCCATGCTGGGTATCGGGGCCTATCTGAATGTCATCCCCGGCGGCGAAATACTGCTGGGCGCAGGACGTGCCAAAGCCCTGTTTGAAGACCCCAACGTGTACGGACCGTTTCTCGTGGCGCCGACACTCTACGCCGTATGGCGCATGACCACGCGCAGTGCGGCCGCCACAGTTTTTTTCTGGGGCCCGATCGCCACCATTCTGGCGCTTGGCCTGTTTCTCAGCTTTTCGCGCGGCGCATGGATACATCTGCTGGTATCAGCCGGAGTTTTTGCCCTGCTCACCAGCATGGCACCCCAGGCGCGCGGTCAGCGCGGGCGCATTGTGCTTATTCTCATTCTGCTCGGTGTGATGCTGACCATGGCCATTGCCTGGGCACTGACCATTCCCGAAATCCGTGACCTGCTGGGCGATCGGCTGGGCCTGCAAAGCTACGACACCCGCGAAGGCGGACGTTTTTCGGGCCAGCTTGCCGCCCTGAAAATGGCCATGACCAATCCGTTTGGCATCGGCCCCAACAACTGGGGCATGTTGGCGGGTCAGGACACCCACAACATTTACCTCAACGTGTTTGTAGGTGGCGGCTTCATCAGCCTTGTGGGTCTTGTTGGCGCATTTGCCATCACCATGGTGCGCGGCTGGCGCTATGCGCTTAACGGTCCGCGCCGGGGCGTGTTCATTGTCGCCTACGCCACCCTTGCCGGCCTGTTTGGCGAAGCCATAATCATCGACGTCAATCACTGGCGGCACATGTATGTGCTGATGGGCATTGTCTGGGGCCTGATGCTGGCCCTGCCGCCGGCACAGGATGCAAAACAGCCATAA
- a CDS encoding MerR family transcriptional regulator: MQKSPDAFRTISEVAVDLDVPQHVLRFWETKFTQIKPLKRGGGRRYYRPEDVDLLRGIRTLLYHDGYTIKGVQKVFREQGVRHVSEIGREEYEAELAEAEATQDMDEGAEEAAAPDPVKPHIAPAPFPPQPLTEEQMDELERILEELEGLKSRIEAARQPAVF, translated from the coding sequence ATGCAAAAATCTCCCGATGCATTCCGCACCATTTCAGAGGTGGCTGTTGACCTCGACGTGCCGCAGCATGTTCTGCGTTTCTGGGAAACCAAGTTCACACAGATCAAGCCGCTGAAACGCGGCGGTGGCCGACGCTATTACCGGCCCGAAGACGTGGACCTGCTGCGCGGCATCCGCACGCTGCTGTATCACGACGGCTACACCATCAAGGGCGTGCAGAAGGTGTTTCGCGAGCAGGGCGTACGCCATGTCAGCGAAATTGGCCGTGAGGAATATGAAGCCGAGCTTGCCGAGGCGGAGGCCACACAGGATATGGATGAGGGGGCTGAGGAAGCCGCCGCACCAGACCCTGTAAAGCCGCATATTGCGCCTGCACCGTTTCCGCCCCAGCCGCTCACCGAAGAGCAGATGGATGAACTTGAGCGCATCCTTGAAGAACTTGAGGGGCTGAAAAGCCGGATTGAGGCGGCGCGGCAACCCGCCGTTTTCTAG
- a CDS encoding GumC family protein: protein MSQTMTYGVANRDMQQASSEGSGADGIDIWSLLVRVWARKWFLMLFVSAGVVLAYVAVSMVTPHYTGEVRILIEGRTADPTVPLSSQNVREADQQKIESEIQVLLSRTLADSVITALKLETWDEFSSSGGGLFGLGAKKAANRADVVDAYFERLNVYQLGESRVIAVDFWAEHPRSAMIVANAIADLYVSGQLDAQVAVTRRASSWLDQQVEKLRGDVQASEAAVETFRRQNGLFETNGNLLKTEELSELNTQLILASAAKAEARARLDGARALLNSPAGIETSSEVLDSNLIQQLREQEVALQRQITELSADLLPQHPDMISRQAELDDLRRAIGAEVGKIVRRLENEVRVAAARETALRRSIAGLKKEVSTEKQRESELQSLEREASANRGLLESFLLRASEAGARDDRSIQRPEARVISRAETPESASFPQKAPILMLAFMASLTISLLIVLGTEMLAAAPLATPVASRQPSFRSQPFVASPASYDQQVPVQPAYGGQQGDGQTAYQQPAHAAFYPAYRSADGLADGLADGTGYGPVHRYGEQYKPPRAAYPAQQAAPQAAPQALEHAYSYQQVRRRVPVTQMVTRLPGSPTMTQHDQWLLGQAAQDILRFVASRPVLSGARRSSRIVRVAGGNRDGRDLAGLARLLSQQGVSVVVIGGGARPDAGFTDVVARHAGFEHVTRRDAHSTARFISWGSIPVSDDPTTIRSALEAVAQTAQLVLVGDPDGAAYGLNRSFDAAADTALVLMRGSQPLADGLPQTQAAGLIQIQ, encoded by the coding sequence GTGAGCCAGACTATGACCTACGGCGTGGCCAACCGCGACATGCAGCAGGCATCCTCAGAGGGGAGTGGTGCCGACGGAATCGACATCTGGTCGCTTCTGGTGCGGGTGTGGGCGCGCAAGTGGTTTTTGATGCTGTTTGTGAGTGCGGGTGTTGTGCTGGCCTATGTCGCGGTCAGCATGGTGACACCGCATTATACGGGCGAAGTCCGCATACTGATTGAGGGTCGCACGGCGGACCCTACCGTGCCGCTGTCGTCGCAAAATGTGCGCGAGGCCGACCAGCAAAAAATCGAGAGCGAGATACAGGTGCTGCTGTCACGCACCCTGGCAGACAGCGTCATTACTGCGCTGAAGCTGGAGACATGGGATGAGTTTTCCTCGTCGGGTGGCGGGTTGTTTGGGCTGGGTGCAAAAAAAGCTGCCAACCGTGCGGATGTTGTGGATGCCTATTTCGAGCGCCTGAATGTGTATCAGCTTGGCGAGTCCCGTGTGATCGCAGTCGATTTTTGGGCTGAGCATCCGCGCAGTGCCATGATTGTGGCGAACGCGATTGCTGATCTGTATGTCTCCGGCCAGCTTGATGCGCAGGTCGCTGTCACGCGGCGAGCCAGTTCGTGGCTTGACCAGCAAGTTGAGAAACTGCGCGGCGATGTGCAGGCGTCGGAAGCAGCCGTAGAGACTTTTCGCCGCCAGAACGGGCTGTTTGAAACCAACGGCAACCTGCTGAAAACAGAAGAACTGTCTGAGCTCAATACGCAGCTTATTCTGGCCAGCGCTGCCAAGGCGGAAGCTCGTGCGCGGCTTGATGGTGCGCGGGCGTTGCTCAATTCGCCTGCGGGTATTGAAACCTCGTCTGAGGTTCTGGACAGCAATCTGATCCAGCAATTGCGCGAGCAGGAGGTGGCGCTGCAACGTCAGATCACGGAACTTTCCGCTGACCTGCTGCCGCAGCACCCCGACATGATTTCGCGTCAGGCGGAGCTTGATGATCTGCGGCGTGCCATTGGTGCTGAGGTCGGAAAAATTGTTCGGCGGCTTGAAAACGAAGTGCGTGTGGCGGCGGCGCGCGAGACGGCGTTGCGCCGGTCTATCGCGGGCCTGAAAAAGGAAGTCAGCACGGAAAAACAACGCGAATCCGAATTGCAGTCGCTGGAGCGTGAAGCAAGTGCCAATCGCGGATTGCTTGAGTCGTTTCTGCTGCGGGCAAGCGAGGCCGGTGCGCGCGACGACCGTTCAATTCAGCGGCCGGAAGCGCGCGTCATTTCGCGTGCTGAAACGCCGGAAAGCGCATCGTTTCCTCAAAAAGCTCCCATTTTGATGCTGGCTTTCATGGCGTCTTTGACCATAAGCCTGCTTATTGTTCTGGGTACTGAGATGTTGGCGGCTGCACCGCTGGCAACGCCGGTTGCGTCGCGCCAGCCTTCGTTCAGGTCTCAGCCCTTTGTGGCGTCCCCGGCAAGTTACGACCAACAGGTGCCTGTTCAGCCAGCCTATGGCGGACAGCAGGGGGATGGGCAGACGGCATACCAACAGCCTGCACACGCCGCTTTTTATCCTGCCTATCGTTCTGCAGATGGCCTGGCAGATGGCCTCGCAGATGGGACGGGCTATGGCCCTGTCCATCGGTACGGTGAGCAGTATAAGCCCCCACGTGCCGCTTACCCCGCACAGCAGGCAGCACCACAGGCAGCACCACAGGCATTAGAGCACGCGTATTCCTATCAGCAGGTTCGGCGTCGGGTTCCGGTAACACAAATGGTGACGCGGCTTCCTGGCAGCCCGACCATGACGCAGCATGACCAGTGGCTGCTTGGGCAGGCGGCACAGGATATTCTGCGATTTGTCGCCTCGCGGCCTGTTCTGTCGGGCGCGCGGCGGTCAAGCCGCATTGTGCGGGTGGCCGGTGGCAATCGGGACGGGCGCGACCTGGCAGGCCTTGCGCGGCTGTTGTCACAGCAGGGCGTGAGCGTTGTGGTGATTGGCGGTGGCGCACGGCCCGACGCGGGCTTTACGGATGTGGTTGCACGGCATGCCGGTTTTGAACACGTGACGCGCCGTGATGCACATTCAACGGCACGGTTCATAAGCTGGGGCAGTATTCCCGTAAGTGATGATCCAACGACAATTCGCAGCGCGCTTGAGGCGGTTGCCCAAACCGCACAGCTTGTGCTCGTCGGCGATCCGGATGGTGCGGCCTACGGACTGAACAGGTCGTTCGATGCCGCCGCCGACACAGCGCTGGTGCTGATGCGGGGCAGCCAGCCTCTTGCAGACGGGCTGCCGCAAACGCAGGCCGCCGGTCTCATTCAGATCCAGTAA
- the plsX gene encoding phosphate acyltransferase PlsX, translating into MAGGITIALDAMGGDLGPEAVVGGASLARIRHPNVHYEFHGDEKLLAPLLETDAELKAVSSIHHTDVAVSMSDKPSQALRAGRRVSSMWLAIDAVKQGRAQAALSCGNTGALTVMSRMILKTMPGIDRPALAAIWPTMRGESIVLDVGANVVAEEKNLVNFAIMGEAMARTALGQPKPTVGLLNIGAEEMKGNENVKGAAQVLRNTDLEFEFYGFVEGDDISKGTVDVVVTDGFTGNIALKTAEGTARLIGDYLSNAMRRSLASRIGYLLARGAFNVLRKRMDPSSVNGGVFLGLNGVVVKSHGSATAAGIASALDLAIDMARHDIIKKISADLETVHTDEASAGEATAEPEPVAS; encoded by the coding sequence TTGGCTGGCGGCATTACCATCGCGCTGGACGCTATGGGCGGCGATCTTGGCCCTGAGGCTGTGGTCGGCGGCGCATCCCTTGCCCGCATCCGCCATCCGAATGTGCATTACGAGTTTCATGGCGATGAAAAGTTGCTGGCCCCGCTGCTGGAGACAGACGCTGAGCTGAAAGCTGTATCGAGCATTCACCACACCGATGTGGCGGTATCAATGTCGGACAAGCCCAGCCAGGCCCTGCGGGCCGGGCGGCGCGTTTCCAGCATGTGGCTGGCGATTGATGCGGTAAAGCAGGGCCGCGCGCAGGCGGCGTTGTCGTGCGGTAATACCGGCGCGCTGACGGTGATGTCGCGGATGATTTTGAAGACCATGCCGGGCATCGACCGTCCGGCACTCGCCGCCATCTGGCCCACCATGCGTGGTGAAAGCATCGTGCTGGATGTGGGGGCCAATGTGGTGGCCGAGGAAAAGAACCTCGTCAATTTCGCCATCATGGGCGAGGCCATGGCACGTACAGCGCTGGGCCAGCCCAAGCCGACTGTTGGCCTGCTCAACATCGGTGCCGAAGAAATGAAGGGCAACGAAAACGTCAAGGGTGCCGCGCAGGTGCTGCGCAACACGGACCTTGAGTTTGAGTTTTACGGGTTCGTGGAAGGCGACGACATTTCAAAAGGCACGGTGGATGTTGTGGTGACCGACGGCTTCACCGGCAACATTGCCCTCAAGACCGCCGAAGGCACGGCGCGGCTGATCGGGGATTATCTGTCCAACGCCATGCGCCGGTCGCTGGCTTCGCGCATCGGCTATTTGCTGGCACGCGGCGCTTTCAACGTGCTGCGTAAGCGGATGGACCCCAGCAGCGTCAATGGCGGTGTGTTTTTGGGGCTTAACGGCGTGGTGGTGAAAAGCCACGGGTCGGCAACGGCTGCGGGTATCGCAAGTGCGCTTGATCTGGCCATCGATATGGCCCGCCATGACATCATCAAAAAAATATCGGCTGATCTTGAAACGGTTCACACCGATGAGGCGTCTGCGGGTGAGGCTACAGCCGAACCGGAGCCTGTCGCATCATGA
- a CDS encoding glycosyltransferase family 4 protein, with protein MASLMPVKPRGTDSRLNIMHVFRAPAGGLLRHVEDLVRGQIAAGHRVGILCASNGTCDSATARLEALRPGLRLGLRRIPISRIAHPRDLAAIATVRTLRSELHLDILHGHGAKGGMMARLGVHRPPANVTAGTPDRQARAIYTPHGGSLHYDTRSLAGILYLGAERLLNRRTDAFIFESMFAREAFAMKVGTPAAYSSIVHNGVGEGDFRPLPPAQKRYDIAFVGELRLLKGVDVLLDALAALAGRNLRTVIAGDGPDREHFIRRACDLGLAPQVTFPGAKPAREIFAQAHMVVVPSLAESLPYIVLESIAAGMPVVTTRSGGIPEIFAGRENQLVPPGDARALAAELTHTLDHREQALETALEMRQDIARRFSVGTMVEGVDDVYRTVMADSKARDERILDASHGQQTTAGA; from the coding sequence ATGGCCTCCCTCATGCCGGTAAAACCACGCGGCACGGATAGCCGCCTCAACATCATGCATGTTTTTCGCGCACCCGCAGGCGGCCTGCTGCGCCATGTGGAAGATCTGGTACGCGGACAAATTGCCGCCGGGCATCGCGTGGGTATTCTGTGCGCCTCAAACGGCACCTGCGATTCAGCAACCGCCCGACTTGAGGCTCTGCGCCCCGGCCTGCGTCTGGGATTGCGGCGCATTCCTATTTCCCGCATTGCACACCCACGCGACCTTGCTGCAATCGCAACCGTCCGTACGCTGCGCTCTGAACTTCACCTGGACATATTGCATGGCCACGGTGCCAAAGGCGGCATGATGGCGCGGCTGGGCGTACACCGCCCGCCTGCCAACGTGACTGCAGGAACGCCCGACCGCCAGGCCCGCGCTATTTACACGCCCCATGGCGGTTCACTGCACTACGATACGCGCTCGCTTGCGGGCATATTGTATCTGGGCGCTGAGCGCCTGCTGAACCGCCGCACCGATGCGTTCATTTTTGAAAGCATGTTTGCGCGCGAAGCCTTTGCCATGAAGGTTGGCACGCCGGCCGCCTATTCCAGCATTGTGCACAACGGTGTGGGCGAAGGTGATTTCCGCCCGCTGCCGCCCGCGCAAAAACGCTATGACATTGCCTTTGTCGGCGAGCTGCGCCTGCTCAAGGGTGTGGACGTGCTGCTTGATGCGCTCGCAGCGCTAGCCGGCCGCAATCTGCGCACGGTGATCGCCGGTGATGGTCCTGACCGCGAACACTTTATACGCCGTGCCTGTGACCTGGGGCTTGCTCCGCAGGTTACGTTTCCCGGTGCTAAACCAGCCCGCGAGATATTTGCACAGGCCCACATGGTAGTGGTGCCGTCGCTGGCGGAGTCACTCCCCTACATTGTGCTTGAAAGCATCGCCGCCGGTATGCCGGTTGTCACAACCCGCTCAGGCGGCATTCCTGAGATTTTTGCAGGCCGTGAAAACCAGCTTGTGCCCCCTGGCGATGCGCGTGCCCTTGCGGCTGAACTAACCCACACCCTCGACCACCGCGAACAGGCGCTGGAAACAGCCCTCGAAATGCGTCAGGACATCGCCCGCCGGTTCTCCGTCGGCACCATGGTGGAAGGTGTTGATGATGTGTACCGCACCGTAATGGCCGACAGTAAGGCCCGCGACGAACGCATTCTTGACGCGTCGCATGGCCAGCAGACCACTGCCGGTGCCTGA
- a CDS encoding ubiquinol-cytochrome C chaperone family protein — MPSCEASQAGAAKTYESGYLMVMQRILAPFRAARRNKPVLDALYGVIMAQARDPYFYAQLGVPDTVEGRFDMVTLHTYLVNARLRGGGEAAQALSQDLFDHMFRDMDHALREMGVGDMGIGKRIQKMASKFYGRTDAYEKALADADPAALRDAVGRNIYAGVAPNPTGVAVIAAYIRQARADLGIQSLDRLMEGELHFPAIATAKGDGDV, encoded by the coding sequence ATGCCCTCCTGTGAAGCGTCTCAGGCGGGCGCAGCTAAGACCTACGAAAGCGGATACCTCATGGTGATGCAGCGGATATTGGCACCTTTCAGGGCAGCCCGACGCAACAAGCCGGTGCTGGACGCGCTGTATGGCGTGATCATGGCCCAGGCGCGCGACCCCTATTTTTACGCGCAGCTTGGCGTTCCCGACACCGTTGAAGGCCGTTTCGACATGGTGACGCTGCATACATATCTGGTGAATGCCCGGTTGCGCGGTGGCGGCGAGGCCGCGCAGGCGCTGTCGCAGGACCTGTTTGACCATATGTTCAGGGATATGGACCATGCCCTGCGCGAAATGGGAGTGGGCGACATGGGCATCGGCAAGCGCATTCAGAAAATGGCCTCCAAGTTTTATGGCCGCACGGATGCGTATGAAAAAGCGCTTGCTGACGCAGACCCGGCAGCGTTGCGCGATGCTGTTGGACGCAACATCTATGCAGGTGTTGCGCCGAACCCCACCGGCGTTGCGGTTATCGCCGCCTATATTCGCCAGGCCCGCGCCGACCTTGGGATACAGTCGCTGGACCGGCTGATGGAAGGCGAGTTGCACTTTCCCGCCATTGCCACTGCCAAGGGTGACGGCGATGTCTGA
- a CDS encoding DUF177 domain-containing protein, translated as MSEVPEFSYRVDVASLPGTGIERPLRPTADELAAVARRLDLQAIEQMDIKIRVTPWRSFGAKLHGTFSADVIQTCVVSLEPVSAHVEDEFDIRYLPARMIEEDASKGEVLSDPSSDEDAPEALGGDTGSILDAGEAVVQYLSLALDPYPRHRDASLPDEASLPDEPSPFAVLAALKLQDKDK; from the coding sequence ATGTCTGAAGTGCCTGAGTTTTCCTATCGTGTTGATGTCGCGAGTCTGCCGGGCACCGGCATTGAACGGCCGCTGCGGCCCACGGCAGACGAACTGGCAGCGGTTGCCAGGCGACTTGATCTGCAGGCCATTGAGCAGATGGACATCAAAATCCGCGTGACGCCGTGGCGCAGTTTCGGGGCCAAATTGCACGGCACATTCAGCGCGGATGTTATCCAGACCTGCGTGGTTTCGCTGGAGCCGGTATCAGCCCATGTGGAAGATGAGTTCGACATTCGCTATCTGCCCGCACGGATGATCGAGGAGGATGCGTCGAAAGGCGAGGTCTTGTCTGACCCGTCGTCTGACGAGGATGCGCCGGAGGCTTTGGGCGGTGATACAGGCTCAATACTCGATGCGGGGGAGGCTGTGGTTCAGTATCTGTCGCTGGCGCTTGATCCGTATCCGCGTCACCGCGATGCGAGCCTGCCGGACGAGGCATCGCTGCCTGATGAGCCATCCCCGTTCGCGGTACTGGCAGCGCTGAAGCTGCAAGATAAAGACAAGTAA
- a CDS encoding integration host factor subunit alpha — translation MSKTLTRANLSEAVYQEVGLSRNESADFVERVLEEISSSLEQGETVKVSSFGAFSVREKGGRVGRNPKTGEEVPIKPRRVLVFRPSHVLKDRVNKSAARDAMTDSSATPETV, via the coding sequence ATGAGCAAGACACTTACACGCGCCAATCTGAGCGAGGCCGTCTATCAGGAAGTCGGCCTGTCCCGTAACGAATCCGCGGATTTTGTGGAACGGGTGCTCGAAGAAATCTCGTCTAGCCTTGAGCAGGGGGAAACCGTGAAGGTGTCATCCTTTGGTGCTTTTTCCGTGCGGGAGAAAGGCGGGCGTGTCGGGCGCAACCCCAAGACCGGCGAAGAGGTGCCAATCAAACCGCGCCGTGTTTTGGTGTTCCGCCCCAGCCATGTTCTCAAGGACCGGGTCAACAAGTCTGCGGCGCGTGATGCCATGACGGACAGTTCCGCAACGCCTGAGACTGTGTGA
- a CDS encoding beta-ketoacyl-ACP synthase III, with translation MIRSIVRGTGAYLPERIVTNAEMATLVDTSDEWIVARTGITQRHIAADGEMTSDLAIAAAKAALADAQVHADDVDMIVMATATPDDTFPATATVVQAALGIERGFAFDMQAVCSGFVYAVATADNFIKAGQVKTALVIGAETFSRILDWEDRTTAVLFGDGAGALVLQAGEGEGTTDDRGVLTSHLHSDGRYRDKLYVDGGPSRGTVGHLRMEGREVFRHAVVNIADVIDEALDATGLSAADIDWFVPHQANRRILDATAKRIGLPPEKVVMTVGQHANTSAASVPLALDVARRDGRIKQNDMVLLEAMGGGFTWGSALVRW, from the coding sequence ATGATCCGATCCATCGTCAGGGGCACAGGCGCGTATCTGCCTGAGCGCATCGTCACCAATGCCGAGATGGCGACTTTGGTGGATACATCGGACGAGTGGATTGTGGCCCGCACCGGCATTACCCAGCGCCACATTGCTGCTGACGGCGAGATGACATCCGACCTTGCCATTGCGGCTGCCAAAGCCGCGCTTGCGGACGCCCAAGTGCATGCGGATGACGTGGACATGATTGTCATGGCTACGGCAACACCGGACGATACGTTTCCCGCGACGGCAACCGTCGTGCAGGCGGCGCTTGGCATTGAGCGCGGGTTTGCGTTTGACATGCAGGCGGTGTGTTCGGGTTTTGTGTATGCGGTGGCAACGGCGGATAACTTCATCAAGGCGGGGCAGGTCAAGACAGCGCTTGTTATCGGCGCTGAAACCTTCTCGCGCATTCTCGATTGGGAAGACCGGACCACGGCTGTGCTGTTTGGCGACGGCGCGGGGGCGCTGGTGTTGCAGGCGGGTGAGGGCGAGGGCACCACGGATGATCGTGGCGTCCTGACCTCGCACTTGCATTCAGACGGGCGCTACCGCGATAAGCTGTATGTGGACGGCGGGCCATCGCGTGGCACGGTGGGGCATCTGCGCATGGAAGGCCGGGAGGTGTTTCGTCATGCGGTTGTGAATATAGCCGACGTGATTGACGAGGCGCTGGATGCCACCGGGCTGAGCGCTGCCGACATCGACTGGTTCGTGCCGCACCAGGCCAACCGGCGCATTCTGGATGCCACGGCAAAGCGCATTGGTCTGCCACCGGAAAAGGTGGTGATGACGGTCGGCCAGCACGCCAACACGTCCGCAGCCTCAGTGCCGCTGGCGCTGGATGTGGCCCGCAGGGACGGGCGGATCAAGCAGAACGACATGGTACTGCTCGAGGCGATGGGTGGCGGGTTTACCTGGGGGTCAGCCCTGGTCCGCTGGTAA